One Deltaproteobacteria bacterium DNA segment encodes these proteins:
- the purE gene encoding 5-(carboxyamino)imidazole ribonucleotide mutase, translating into MTFKVFTDKPGVGIVMGSDSDLAVMKETAAVLKQFDVPFEITVASAHRSPERAAEFAATARDRGVRVVIAGAGHAAHLAGAMAAHTSLPVIGVPIDSSCLQGLDALLATVQMPPGIPVATTALGKPGARNAGILAVQILALADPELAEKLDAFKREMADKVAEKADGLEAKLDF; encoded by the coding sequence ATGACCTTTAAAGTTTTTACAGACAAACCCGGCGTCGGCATCGTCATGGGCAGCGACTCGGACCTTGCCGTGATGAAAGAGACCGCCGCCGTATTGAAACAATTCGATGTCCCCTTTGAAATCACCGTGGCTTCGGCCCACCGCAGCCCCGAACGGGCCGCCGAGTTCGCTGCGACGGCACGGGATCGCGGCGTCAGGGTCGTTATCGCCGGCGCCGGGCACGCCGCCCACCTGGCCGGCGCCATGGCAGCGCACACATCCCTGCCGGTCATCGGCGTCCCCATCGATTCATCCTGCCTGCAGGGGCTGGACGCCCTGCTGGCAACCGTGCAGATGCCGCCGGGCATTCCCGTGGCCACGACGGCCCTGGGAAAACCCGGGGCGCGCAATGCCGGCATACTGGCGGTGCAGATACTGGCGCTGGCGGACCCCGAACTCGCGGAAAAACTCGATGCCTTCAAGCGGGAGATGGCGGATAAAGTGGCTGAAAAGGCGGATGGCCTTGAGGCAAAACTCGATTTTTAG
- a CDS encoding DUF1992 domain-containing protein, translating into MFTGFEKIVEERIRAAQQKGEFEDLPGKGKPLPREDVNVPEDIRMAYKILKNADCIPPELEIKKEIRSTQELLSGMGETGEKYNILKKLNFLILKLNSLRSGPVHFDVPQYYMDPITERLSSKGESSDTGRGKQIK; encoded by the coding sequence ATGTTTACAGGGTTTGAAAAAATCGTCGAAGAGCGCATCCGGGCGGCCCAGCAAAAGGGTGAATTCGAGGACCTGCCGGGGAAGGGGAAACCCCTGCCCAGGGAGGATGTGAATGTGCCCGAGGACATACGGATGGCCTATAAAATATTGAAAAATGCGGACTGCATTCCTCCTGAACTGGAAATCAAGAAGGAGATCCGCAGCACGCAGGAACTGTTGTCCGGCATGGGGGAGACCGGGGAGAAATACAACATCCTTAAAAAATTGAACTTCCTGATACTGAAACTGAATTCCCTGCGCAGCGGACCTGTCCACTTCGACGTCCCCCAGTATTATATGGATCCGATAACCGAGCGCCTGTCCTCAAAAGGCGAGTCATCCGATACCGGCCGAGGGAAGCAGATAAAATGA
- a CDS encoding threonylcarbamoyl-AMP synthase yields the protein MRQNSIFRKVAATEPEPWVIADAVKVLKKGGLVVFPTTGLYGLGADALNPAAVERVYRAKQRASAKPILVLIAEIPELKKLCTEVTKTAAGLMGLFWPGRLTVVVKARPDLPGVLTGGTGKIGIRMSRHPVARSLVKAFGGPVTATSANLSGQKGCAAVAKLDPGITGAVDLVLDAGPLKGDIGSTVVDATTERPVVLREGAISKKRLAMAGFDVDI from the coding sequence TTGAGGCAAAACTCGATTTTTAGGAAGGTTGCAGCCACAGAACCGGAACCATGGGTCATCGCGGACGCCGTCAAGGTCCTGAAAAAGGGCGGGCTGGTGGTTTTTCCCACTACAGGCCTCTATGGCCTGGGCGCCGACGCCCTGAACCCCGCGGCTGTCGAACGCGTTTACCGGGCCAAACAGCGGGCGTCCGCCAAACCCATCCTGGTATTGATCGCTGAGATACCCGAGCTGAAAAAACTCTGCACCGAGGTGACGAAAACCGCGGCCGGGCTCATGGGCCTGTTCTGGCCGGGACGGCTGACCGTCGTGGTGAAAGCCCGGCCCGATCTGCCGGGTGTCCTGACCGGCGGCACGGGCAAGATCGGCATCCGGATGTCAAGGCACCCGGTGGCGCGGTCCCTGGTCAAGGCCTTTGGCGGTCCGGTTACCGCCACCAGCGCCAACCTGTCCGGTCAAAAGGGCTGTGCCGCCGTTGCCAAACTGGACCCCGGGATAACGGGGGCCGTTGATTTAGTGCTGGATGCCGGACCGTTAAAGGGTGACATCGGCTCGACGGTGGTGGACGCCACGACCGAACGCCCGGTGGTTCTCCGGGAAGGCGCCATCTCCAAAAAGCGCCTTGCCATGGCCGGTTTTGACGTGGACATTTGA
- a CDS encoding D-alanine--D-alanine ligase, with the protein MKKLNLALLSGGISSEREVSLNSGDQVFEALDKEKYLITRYDPKTDLGKLVQDAPDIDAALIILHGPFGEDGTVQGLLELLDIPYQGSGVMGSAVAMNKVATKKMYELAGLPVPPYIVCSRGDIVDPGEVGERIGFPVVVKPAEAGSSVGMSIVQEQDSLQSAMDTAFEHGRTILIEAYIDGLELTAGVVGNDVLEALPLIEIVPNEEYAFFDYEAKYTAGKTQEICPARIDDAITEKAQTYAKMAHQALFCEGYSRTDMMLKNSELYILETNTIPGMTATSLLPQAARVGGMTFTALLDRLIELGIERHRNR; encoded by the coding sequence ATGAAAAAGCTGAACCTTGCTCTGCTATCGGGTGGCATATCTTCCGAGCGTGAGGTTTCGTTGAACAGCGGTGATCAGGTATTCGAGGCCCTGGACAAGGAGAAGTATCTGATAACGCGTTACGACCCCAAGACGGATCTCGGGAAACTGGTGCAGGACGCCCCCGATATAGACGCCGCGCTTATTATTCTCCACGGCCCTTTCGGGGAGGACGGGACCGTCCAGGGACTTCTGGAACTGCTCGACATTCCCTATCAGGGGTCGGGCGTCATGGGGAGTGCCGTGGCCATGAACAAGGTCGCCACGAAAAAAATGTATGAACTGGCAGGTCTTCCCGTGCCGCCGTACATTGTCTGCAGCCGCGGGGATATTGTCGATCCCGGGGAGGTCGGGGAGCGGATCGGGTTTCCGGTGGTCGTCAAGCCCGCCGAGGCCGGGTCCAGCGTCGGCATGTCCATCGTCCAGGAACAAGACAGCTTGCAGAGCGCTATGGACACGGCTTTCGAACACGGCAGAACCATTCTCATCGAAGCCTATATCGACGGCCTCGAGTTGACGGCGGGTGTCGTCGGCAATGATGTGTTGGAAGCACTGCCGCTCATCGAAATCGTTCCCAATGAAGAATATGCGTTTTTCGATTACGAGGCCAAATACACGGCCGGAAAAACACAGGAAATCTGTCCTGCCCGCATCGATGACGCCATCACCGAAAAAGCGCAGACCTATGCCAAGATGGCCCACCAGGCGCTTTTCTGCGAGGGTTACAGCCGCACGGATATGATGCTCAAAAACAGTGAGCTGTATATCCTGGAAACCAACACTATTCCGGGGATGACCGCTACCAGCCTGCTGCCCCAGGCCGCCCGGGTCGGGGGGATGACGTTCACGGCCCTCCTCGACCGGCTCATCGAACTGGGTATCGAGAGGCACAGGAACCGATAA
- a CDS encoding antibiotic biosynthesis monooxygenase has protein sequence MTVKILITRTVPQDKALKLLRLFREMRTLAADQPGYISGETMKSSDQPDNYLIISTWEKAEDWEKWLLSKDRQEIQTRIDALLGGNTRYEMFHYGFRS, from the coding sequence ATGACGGTTAAAATTTTGATCACCCGCACGGTTCCTCAGGACAAGGCTCTGAAATTGCTGCGTTTATTCAGAGAAATGCGAACATTGGCAGCCGACCAGCCCGGCTATATTTCCGGCGAAACGATGAAAAGCAGTGACCAGCCGGACAACTATTTGATCATCAGCACATGGGAAAAAGCCGAAGACTGGGAAAAATGGTTGCTGAGCAAGGACAGGCAGGAGATTCAAACTCGAATCGATGCCCTGCTGGGCGGAAACACCAGGTATGAAATGTTTCATTATGGGTTTCGTTCCTAA